CAGTTGCCTAACAACATGCCGTTGTTTATGACTACGCCGTTGCCCAGCAGCATTCCCGTGCCATAGACTTTCTGATACTTGGTGATCAGTTCAACGCCCGTTAAGTATGTGTAGTCTGCAAGTATCCCCTGCGCCCAGGTGAAAGTCTGCCCGGCTATGGTCGTGCGCGGCGTGGGCGGGTTGCTGCTTACGAGCAGGGGTGCGCCCAGCGGCGTGTTGTTCGTCAGGTCAGTGCGCACAAGCTTGGCCAGCCGCACAGCCCCTTCGACGTTCAACTCCCCCGTGCCTTGCTCCAAGGTGTCATACCCGGCAAGCGGCTGCGCCGTGTACATCAATATCGCCTTAACCAGATTGGGCGTGAGCTTCGGGTTAGCCTGTAGCATCAGCGCCACCGCGCCGGATACAATGGGGGACGCGACTGAAGTGCCGCTCAGCGTCATCTGCTCATGGGCGGGGTTGGTGCTCACGTTCGCCCTCAGGTTAGGGAAATCTCTCACGAGCGCGTTGCCGCTAGACATCGCGCCTATGATCTTGTTGCCCGGTGCGACCAGGTCCGGTTTGATGAGGTTATCGTAGTGATTTATCCCTAACGCATCCGTCCAATAACTGCGCGTGGGACCGCGCGAGCTGTAAGTGGCAACTCCGTCATCGCTGCGGACATCCGTGCCGAATGTATTAACCGCACCCACGGTGATCGCGGACGGCTCGTTGCCCGGCGAGTGTATATGCCCATAGAGCTTATTGCCTTCGCTGTCTTTCCCATTATTCCCTGCCGCCACGACGACGACAATTCCAGCGTTTACGAGCCTGCGTACGGCGCGGCACAGCGGGTCGTTCGCATAAGAATCAACCGCCAATGTGCCCAGGCTCAAGTTTACAACCCGAATCTTGTATTTCTGGTAGTTCCTCTCTCCGGACGGCTTGTTAGGGTCAGCCGGAGCCAGAACCCAGTCAAGCGCTCTCAGCAAAGTTGACGACAGGCCGATGCCTTGCGAGTCAAGGACACGAAGGTTAATTATCTTTGAAGAGACTGCAGGCCCCTCGTAGGCCCCATGCGCAACGTGTTCATTGGCGGCAGCCATCGCGGCCACGTGAGTGCCATGCCCGTAAGGGTCCTCTTCGATAATCCCTTCGCCCGTGAAATCCAGCTTCACGTCTATGCGCCCGCCCAGGGAATGGTGGTCCTTGTAGATGCCGGAGTCTACTATGGCAATACCTACATCCTT
The DNA window shown above is from Blastocatellia bacterium and carries:
- a CDS encoding S8 family peptidase; the encoded protein is MIGSGRLRAKSKRTTSLILLLCLFVGFTQFGRTSARGSTRVPEGEKISADYKLSPDLRDRVRLLGASKVESGNASQPGEDRVRVILQLKVRDHSHIDGLLNDESVSTVDELQSFNSRVVELPVSKLRRIAASDDVAHISLDRSLQSLGHIDAETGVKEMRQANGNSGIEGKDVGIAIVDSGIYKDHHSLGGRIDVKLDFTGEGIIEEDPYGHGTHVAAMAAANEHVAHGAYEGPAVSSKIINLRVLDSQGIGLSSTLLRALDWVLAPADPNKPSGERNYQKYKIRVVNLSLGTLAVDSYANDPLCRAVRRLVNAGIVVVVAAGNNGKDSEGNKLYGHIHSPGNEPSAITVGAVNTFGTDVRSDDGVATYSSRGPTRSYWTDALGINHYDNLIKPDLVAPGNKIIGAMSSGNALVRDFPNLRANVSTNPAHEQMTLSGTSVASPIVSGAVALMLQANPKLTPNLVKAILMYTAQPLAGYDTLEQGTGELNVEGAVRLAKLVRTDLTNNTPLGAPLLVSSNPPTPRTTIAGQTFTWAQGILADYTYLTGVELITKYQKVYGTGMLLGNGVVINNGMLLGNWQLISNGMLLGNNIMLSNGMLLGNGTPLLSCGMLLGNGMLLGNGMLIGNGVVRSDGMLLGNGELWGDAELQSMTAMVAGDDTPSMPVIVEGGPEQ